A single window of Limnothrix sp. FACHB-406 DNA harbors:
- a CDS encoding thioredoxin family protein: MERIGKYAPDFEIPGADGKVHHFATYLGQYKAAVVVFMCNHCPYVGMYLDRLKALQAEFEPQGVTLIGINANDANQFPEDSFDAMKVFARERGLNFPYLWDPTQDVADCFGAKKTPQAFLVDANSVMRYIGAVDDSPQDPSVVTQAYLRDAITSFLDEQPIAIAFTEAIGCSVKWRPGR; this comes from the coding sequence ATGGAACGTATCGGAAAATACGCCCCCGATTTTGAAATTCCTGGGGCCGATGGCAAAGTACACCACTTTGCGACCTATCTCGGTCAATACAAAGCGGCGGTGGTGGTTTTCATGTGCAATCACTGCCCCTACGTGGGGATGTATCTCGATCGGCTGAAGGCTCTGCAAGCGGAATTTGAGCCACAGGGCGTAACGCTCATCGGGATCAATGCCAATGATGCCAATCAGTTCCCCGAAGATAGCTTTGATGCAATGAAGGTCTTTGCTCGGGAGCGGGGGCTGAATTTTCCCTACCTGTGGGATCCCACCCAGGATGTGGCGGACTGCTTCGGGGCCAAGAAAACGCCCCAGGCTTTTTTAGTGGATGCCAACAGTGTGATGCGCTATATCGGCGCGGTGGATGACAGCCCCCAGGATCCATCCGTTGTCACGCAGGCTTATTTGCGGGATGCGATCACCAGTTTTTTGGATGAACAGCCGATCGCGATCGCCTTCACGGAGGCGATCGGTTGTTCTGTGAAATGGCGGCCCGGCCGATGA
- a CDS encoding phosphoribulokinase: MTSKPDRVVLIGVAGDSGCGKSTFLRRLEDLFGAELMTVICLDDYHSLDRKQRKEAGVTALDPRANNFDLMYEQIKALKNGETINKPIYNHETGLIDPPEVVHPNHIVVIEGLHPLYDERVRSLLDFSVYLDISDEVKIAWKIQRDMAERGHTYEDVLTAIEARRPDFEAYIDPQKTHADVVLQILPTQLIANDEERKILRVRMMQRTGVEGFEPVYLFDEGSTIHWTPCGRKLTCSYPGMKLFYGPDTYYGNQVSVLEVDGQFENLEEMIYVESHLSNTSAKYYGEMTELLLKHRDYPGSNNGSGLFQVLTGLKMRAAYERLTQKTLVGVGL; this comes from the coding sequence ATGACCAGCAAGCCAGATCGCGTCGTCTTAATTGGTGTGGCCGGCGATTCCGGGTGCGGTAAATCGACCTTTTTGCGTCGCCTAGAAGACTTGTTCGGCGCAGAGTTAATGACCGTGATCTGTCTGGACGATTACCACAGTCTAGACCGCAAGCAACGTAAGGAAGCGGGTGTGACGGCTCTGGATCCGAGAGCCAATAACTTTGATCTGATGTATGAGCAGATCAAAGCCCTTAAGAATGGCGAAACCATCAATAAGCCCATCTACAACCACGAAACCGGCCTGATCGATCCGCCGGAAGTGGTACACCCCAACCACATTGTGGTGATTGAGGGCTTGCACCCGCTCTATGACGAGCGCGTTCGCAGTCTGTTGGACTTTAGCGTCTACCTCGATATCAGCGATGAGGTGAAAATCGCTTGGAAGATTCAACGCGACATGGCTGAACGGGGTCACACCTATGAGGATGTGCTGACCGCGATCGAGGCCCGTCGTCCGGACTTTGAAGCTTACATTGACCCGCAGAAGACCCATGCCGATGTGGTGCTGCAAATTCTGCCGACGCAGTTGATTGCCAACGACGAAGAGCGCAAGATCCTGCGGGTGCGGATGATGCAACGCACGGGTGTTGAAGGATTCGAGCCGGTGTATCTGTTTGATGAAGGCTCCACGATTCACTGGACTCCCTGCGGCCGCAAGCTGACCTGCTCTTACCCCGGCATGAAGCTGTTCTATGGGCCTGACACCTACTACGGCAACCAAGTTTCGGTGCTGGAAGTAGATGGCCAGTTCGAGAATCTCGAAGAGATGATCTACGTAGAGAGCCACCTGAGCAACACCTCTGCGAAGTACTACGGCGAAATGACGGAGCTGTTGCTGAAGCACCGCGACTACCCCGGCTCGAACAATGGTTCGGGTCTGTTCCAAGTGCTGACGGGTCTGAAGATGCGGGCGGCCTATGAGCGTTTGACCCAAAAGACGCTGGTGGGTGTGGGTCTGTAA
- a CDS encoding PAS domain S-box protein yields MGLVGGQTGDGIGGSPRRLSLRWLLGLGVVLPVGVALVISQGIYGWQVRDLSDRTAQRWQQVLGARASDRLVSHLQGAIQLNQSLGDGARWGQWAQSPQDLERWLWQQSQRSRALRFAAFGRDNGALTAVERTETGSLLLWAAPPKPNQGLAIYNTNSQGDRSGLLRSQGDFAIEREAWFRAATLAGRPTWFLWPLSEQTATPIAAIAEPVVGADGRRLGVSVSAVSLQPLGVELAQLGDVDVAVVDRSGQLLALSERSTQAGQPPARNRWPLLLERWQQASGPLEQWDGERSTTIRLGNQTYRLWAQPLKNPNLPNWVVLVAAPIDSLSDPGSNALTVAVLFLSLGCALGVAWLLLRLIEQPLARFAQTAQTMASGHITGPIEPTGLRELDEAARQVRLMMRELRAAMAAFERDRDTLQERIRERTSALSLSETKFSKIFYASPSGICLMQLDNSCVLDFNDSFLDIFGYSFEEMMGFASMEFNIWLRAEDRLAVMQALQRGSSIRNQEIPVRTKGRDIRTVLLSAELLYLHGMECALLVVHDITDYKGLEEDLRYSQQRLEEMERRRALALLEVSRDELRSTLEKLETVLGSVRDALVWTDPAGKVQWCNPAFERLVQQSHEQVIGQDLIDCLPLIHRGKQLPAPLHPVTRALEIGSGNTAYEFHNSAGDRYSLEIAWSNVTLPDPDGAPNHNQTSAVLAIRDITERKRLIAEVLRAKRFIDGIIEHIPLAVYVKDVRQNFRFVLWNRASEKLFGIPRDRALGKNADDLFPIKRATTILEQDVQAVEERRELEIPEEQVTGPNESLVLRTVKVPLFDPNGGVAYLLCITDNITQRKQAEQALSESQAQFRMLTEQASGDLMLVHDVHGQILDANQQVCTVLGYSKAELLQMNVRAIDTLASLDQHDRIWAMMKPGQPVTVEGMYRCKSGRTLPVETRVGMRESQGQKIFLAMARDVTDRKQMEEALQRAEENYRSIVENAVEGIFQCAPHGQFLGGNQSLAKMFGFDSIEEMLGPLGLNRTRRFYVDPERWGSFLTVIADRGTIYNFESQVFDRDGDTFWVSENARTVFDGDGRLLYYEGTIQNITERKQAEEALVMEQEKSDRLLLNILPKAIAERLKQGEGSLAEQYAEATILFADLVGFTPVSAQMRPIELVNLLNQIFSTFDQLAENHDLEKIKTVGDEYMAVGGLPVPKPDHVQAVAQLALDMQAAISKFTTPSGKPFQIRIGINTGSVVAGVIGIKKFAYDLWGDTVNVASRMETQGEPGKIQVTEAVYEILRQEFLLEPRGELEVKGRGMMTTYWLLGRKPQSQSETDEAEAMSIFSN; encoded by the coding sequence ATGGGTTTGGTGGGAGGACAGACAGGCGATGGCATCGGCGGCAGCCCAAGGCGGTTGTCGTTGCGTTGGCTGCTGGGGCTGGGGGTGGTGCTGCCGGTGGGGGTGGCGTTGGTGATTAGCCAGGGGATTTATGGCTGGCAGGTGCGCGATTTAAGCGATCGCACGGCCCAACGATGGCAGCAGGTGTTGGGGGCCCGGGCTAGCGATCGACTGGTGAGCCACTTGCAAGGTGCAATTCAGCTTAATCAATCCTTGGGCGATGGGGCCCGCTGGGGCCAGTGGGCCCAAAGTCCCCAAGACCTGGAGCGTTGGCTGTGGCAACAGTCCCAGCGATCGCGGGCTCTACGATTTGCGGCCTTTGGCCGAGACAATGGGGCCCTGACGGCGGTGGAGCGCACGGAAACGGGATCTTTGCTGCTGTGGGCTGCGCCGCCGAAGCCGAATCAGGGGCTAGCCATTTACAACACCAACAGCCAAGGAGATCGATCGGGTCTGCTGCGCAGCCAGGGCGATTTTGCGATCGAGCGGGAGGCTTGGTTTCGGGCAGCCACCTTGGCGGGCCGGCCCACTTGGTTTTTGTGGCCCCTGAGCGAACAGACGGCAACCCCGATCGCGGCGATCGCGGAGCCAGTGGTGGGGGCCGATGGCCGGCGCTTGGGGGTGTCGGTGTCGGCGGTGTCTTTGCAACCGTTGGGGGTGGAACTGGCCCAGTTGGGGGATGTGGATGTGGCGGTGGTGGATCGATCGGGGCAACTGTTGGCCCTGAGTGAGCGATCGACCCAGGCCGGTCAGCCGCCAGCCCGCAATCGCTGGCCCCTGTTGCTGGAGCGTTGGCAGCAGGCCAGCGGCCCCTTAGAACAGTGGGATGGGGAGCGATCGACCACAATTCGCCTGGGCAACCAAACCTATCGCCTTTGGGCCCAACCCCTGAAGAATCCGAATTTACCTAACTGGGTGGTGTTGGTGGCCGCCCCGATCGATAGCCTCAGCGATCCGGGCAGCAATGCCCTCACCGTCGCCGTTCTTTTCCTTTCCCTGGGCTGTGCCCTGGGTGTGGCCTGGTTATTGCTGCGGCTGATTGAGCAGCCCTTAGCCCGGTTTGCCCAAACGGCCCAAACTATGGCCAGCGGTCACATTACGGGGCCCATTGAACCCACGGGTCTGCGAGAACTAGATGAAGCGGCCCGCCAAGTGCGGCTGATGATGCGAGAGTTGCGGGCGGCCATGGCGGCCTTTGAGCGCGATCGGGACACCCTCCAAGAACGCATCCGTGAACGCACCAGCGCCCTCAGCCTTTCCGAAACCAAGTTTTCCAAAATCTTTTACGCCAGCCCCAGCGGCATTTGTCTGATGCAACTGGATAACAGTTGCGTTTTGGACTTCAACGACAGTTTCCTCGACATTTTTGGCTATAGCTTCGAGGAAATGATGGGCTTTGCCAGCATGGAATTCAACATCTGGCTGCGGGCGGAAGATCGCCTGGCCGTGATGCAGGCCCTGCAACGGGGCAGCAGCATCCGCAACCAGGAAATTCCAGTCCGCACCAAGGGCCGAGATATCCGCACGGTGCTGCTGTCGGCGGAGTTGCTCTACCTCCACGGGATGGAATGCGCCCTGTTGGTAGTCCATGACATCACGGACTACAAAGGCCTAGAAGAAGACCTGCGCTATTCTCAACAGCGCCTGGAGGAAATGGAGCGGCGGCGGGCCTTGGCGCTGTTGGAGGTGTCCCGCGATGAGTTGCGATCGACCCTAGAGAAGCTGGAAACGGTTCTTGGCTCCGTACGCGATGCCCTCGTTTGGACGGATCCAGCGGGCAAGGTGCAATGGTGTAATCCTGCCTTTGAGCGGTTAGTCCAGCAGTCCCATGAGCAAGTCATTGGCCAAGATTTAATTGACTGCTTGCCTCTGATCCATCGTGGCAAACAACTGCCAGCACCTCTGCATCCGGTCACCCGGGCGTTGGAAATCGGCTCGGGCAACACGGCTTATGAATTTCACAACTCAGCGGGCGATCGCTATTCCCTGGAAATTGCTTGGTCTAATGTGACGCTGCCGGATCCCGACGGCGCACCCAACCACAACCAAACCAGTGCCGTTCTGGCGATTCGAGACATCACCGAGCGCAAGCGGCTGATTGCCGAGGTGCTGCGGGCCAAGCGCTTCATCGACGGCATTATTGAACATATTCCGTTGGCGGTTTATGTCAAGGATGTGCGGCAGAATTTCCGGTTTGTGCTCTGGAATCGAGCCAGTGAAAAGCTCTTTGGCATTCCGCGCGATCGGGCATTGGGCAAAAACGCCGATGATTTGTTTCCCATTAAGCGAGCCACCACCATCCTGGAACAGGACGTGCAGGCCGTGGAAGAACGGCGCGAGCTGGAAATTCCCGAAGAGCAGGTGACTGGGCCCAATGAATCCCTGGTGTTGCGCACGGTGAAAGTGCCGCTGTTTGATCCCAACGGAGGCGTGGCCTATTTGCTTTGCATTACGGACAACATCACCCAGCGCAAACAGGCGGAACAGGCCCTCAGTGAAAGCCAAGCTCAATTCCGAATGCTGACGGAACAGGCCAGCGGCGACCTGATGTTGGTGCATGACGTGCATGGGCAAATTTTGGATGCGAACCAACAGGTTTGCACCGTGTTGGGCTACTCCAAGGCGGAGTTGTTGCAAATGAATGTGCGGGCGATCGACACCCTGGCTTCCTTGGATCAGCACGATCGAATCTGGGCCATGATGAAACCGGGGCAACCCGTGACCGTAGAAGGCATGTATCGCTGCAAGAGCGGCCGCACTTTGCCCGTGGAAACCCGGGTGGGAATGCGCGAATCCCAAGGCCAGAAAATTTTCCTGGCGATGGCCCGGGATGTGACCGATCGCAAGCAAATGGAAGAGGCCTTGCAACGGGCCGAAGAAAACTACCGCAGCATTGTGGAAAACGCGGTGGAAGGGATTTTTCAGTGCGCCCCCCATGGTCAGTTTTTGGGGGGTAACCAATCCTTGGCCAAGATGTTTGGCTTTGACTCGATCGAGGAAATGCTCGGCCCCTTGGGCTTAAACCGCACCCGCCGATTCTATGTGGATCCAGAACGATGGGGCAGCTTCCTCACGGTCATTGCCGATCGAGGCACGATCTATAACTTTGAGTCGCAAGTGTTCGATCGCGATGGCGATACCTTTTGGGTTTCCGAAAATGCCCGCACAGTGTTCGATGGGGATGGGCGACTGCTGTATTACGAAGGCACGATCCAAAACATCACCGAGCGCAAACAGGCGGAAGAAGCCCTGGTGATGGAGCAAGAAAAGTCCGATCGCCTGTTGTTGAACATTTTGCCCAAGGCGATTGCCGAGCGCCTCAAACAGGGCGAAGGATCCTTGGCGGAACAATATGCCGAAGCAACTATTCTGTTTGCCGATTTGGTTGGTTTCACGCCCGTTTCTGCCCAAATGCGCCCGATCGAGCTAGTGAACCTCCTCAATCAAATCTTCTCCACCTTTGACCAACTGGCCGAAAACCACGACCTCGAAAAAATCAAAACCGTCGGGGACGAATACATGGCCGTGGGCGGCTTGCCCGTCCCCAAGCCCGACCATGTGCAAGCCGTGGCCCAACTGGCCTTGGACATGCAAGCGGCCATCTCCAAATTCACCACCCCCAGTGGCAAGCCTTTCCAAATTCGGATTGGGATCAACACCGGCTCCGTGGTGGCCGGGGTGATTGGCATCAAGAAATTTGCCTACGACCTGTGGGGCGACACGGTGAACGTGGCCAGCCGCATGGAAACCCAGGGGGAACCCGGCAAAATTCAGGTTACCGAAGCGGTTTACGAAATTTTGCGCCAAGAATTCCTCTTAGAGCCGCGCGGTGAACTGGAAGTCAAAGGACGCGGCATGATGACCACCTATTGGCTCTTAGGTCGTAAACCCCAATCTCAAAGCGAAACGGATGAGGCCGAGGCCATGTCTATTTTTAGCAATTAG
- a CDS encoding flavin prenyltransferase UbiX produces MTGSVEHTELSPNISPNLDQSQLRDRADQRPLILGVSGASGLIYAVRALKWLLTAGYAIELVASKAAHMVWQSENQVQMPLEPLTQEAFWRSQAGVPTGGQLICHRFGNVGATIASGSYRTLGMVVMPCSMSTVGKLAAGLSSDLLERAADVQLKEGRPLVLVPRETPWSLIHLRNLTQLAEAGAAIVPAIPAWYHQPQSIEDLVDFVVARALDRLAIDCVPLRRWQGGNETPEDLPG; encoded by the coding sequence ATGACCGGCAGCGTTGAGCACACAGAACTTAGCCCCAACATCTCCCCAAATCTTGATCAATCTCAATTGCGCGATCGAGCGGATCAGCGACCGTTGATTTTGGGAGTTTCGGGAGCTTCGGGCTTGATCTACGCGGTGCGGGCCCTGAAGTGGCTGTTAACAGCGGGCTACGCGATCGAACTGGTGGCTTCCAAGGCGGCCCACATGGTTTGGCAGTCAGAAAACCAAGTGCAGATGCCCCTTGAACCCTTGACCCAGGAAGCTTTTTGGCGATCGCAGGCCGGCGTGCCCACCGGAGGGCAGCTCATCTGCCATCGTTTCGGCAACGTGGGGGCGACCATTGCCAGCGGTTCCTATCGCACGTTGGGCATGGTGGTGATGCCTTGCAGCATGAGCACCGTGGGCAAATTGGCAGCGGGTTTAAGCAGCGATCTCCTGGAGCGGGCCGCCGATGTGCAACTAAAGGAGGGGCGACCGCTGGTGTTAGTCCCTCGGGAAACCCCTTGGAGCTTGATTCATTTGCGGAACCTGACCCAGTTGGCCGAGGCTGGCGCGGCGATCGTGCCGGCCATCCCCGCTTGGTATCACCAACCGCAATCGATTGAGGACTTGGTGGATTTTGTGGTGGCCAGGGCACTCGATCGCCTGGCGATCGACTGTGTGCCTCTCCGGCGCTGGCAAGGGGGCAACGAAACGCCTGAAGACTTGCCGGGCTAA
- the petH gene encoding ferredoxin--NADP reductase: MYSPSAAGSASNTTAGNRVFRYEVTGLRQSSESDKNGYAIRKSGSVFFNVPYSRMNDFMRRIARLGGKIVNIVAVTVDSGHDGLTPAAPVAAAAAPEPTPSAPAEPPAAVSHEHIFPTDVPVNTYKPKNPFTGKVISNEGLVREGGEGVVQHITFDLSGGNLRYLEGQSIGIIPPGTDKNGKPNKLRLYSIASTQHGDLLDDKTVSLCVRQLVYTNDAGERVEGVCSTFLCNVKPGDDVTITGPVGKEMLLPVDPSANIIMMGTGTGIAPFRAFLWRMFKENNPDYQFKGLAWLFFGVAYTGNVLYKDDLEKMQAENPDHCRITYAISREQKNAQGGKMYIQDRIKENADELWALVQQPNTHVYICGLRGMEPGIDEGMSAAASKFGVNWADYQKQMRKEERWHVETY, encoded by the coding sequence ATGTATAGTCCCAGTGCAGCCGGGAGCGCCAGCAACACAACTGCCGGAAACCGCGTATTTCGTTACGAAGTAACCGGGTTACGTCAAAGCAGTGAATCCGATAAAAACGGTTACGCGATTCGCAAGAGTGGCAGCGTGTTCTTTAACGTGCCCTACAGCCGCATGAATGATTTCATGCGTCGCATCGCTCGGCTCGGGGGCAAAATCGTCAACATTGTGGCGGTGACCGTGGATTCGGGCCATGATGGCTTGACCCCAGCCGCTCCGGTGGCCGCCGCCGCCGCTCCGGAACCGACCCCGAGTGCTCCGGCCGAGCCGCCCGCCGCCGTCAGCCATGAGCATATTTTCCCCACTGATGTACCGGTCAACACCTACAAGCCCAAAAATCCCTTCACGGGCAAGGTGATTTCCAATGAAGGTCTGGTGCGCGAAGGTGGCGAAGGGGTGGTGCAACACATCACCTTTGACCTGAGCGGCGGCAACCTGCGCTATCTGGAAGGCCAAAGCATCGGCATTATCCCGCCCGGAACGGACAAGAACGGCAAACCCAACAAGCTGCGTTTGTACTCGATCGCCTCGACGCAGCATGGTGACTTGCTCGATGACAAAACGGTTTCCCTCTGTGTTCGCCAATTGGTTTACACCAACGATGCGGGCGAGCGGGTTGAAGGGGTTTGCTCCACCTTCCTTTGCAATGTGAAGCCCGGCGATGACGTGACCATCACGGGGCCCGTGGGCAAGGAAATGCTGTTGCCCGTGGATCCAAGTGCCAACATCATCATGATGGGGACTGGAACCGGGATTGCACCGTTCCGCGCCTTCCTGTGGCGGATGTTTAAGGAAAACAACCCGGATTATCAATTCAAGGGTCTTGCTTGGCTGTTCTTTGGTGTGGCTTATACCGGCAACGTCCTGTACAAGGACGATCTGGAAAAAATGCAGGCGGAAAACCCTGACCACTGCCGGATTACCTACGCCATTTCCCGGGAACAGAAGAACGCCCAAGGCGGCAAGATGTATATCCAAGACCGCATTAAGGAAAATGCGGATGAGCTGTGGGCGTTGGTGCAACAACCCAATACCCATGTTTACATCTGCGGTCTGCGCGGGATGGAGCCGGGCATTGATGAGGGGATGTCGGCGGCCGCGTCTAAGTTTGGTGTGAACTGGGCGGATTATCAGAAGCAGATGCGCAAGGAAGAGCGCTGGCACGTGGAAACCTACTAA